The Tessaracoccus aquimaris sequence CCCTCATCGGAGACGACCACGAGCCCGCGCTTCTCGACGACCTCGGCGGGCTCGCCCTCTCCTGCGAGTACGCCGTCGATGACCTGGCGGGCCAACTTGTCGTTGACCTTGCCCTCGTCGACGAGCGCCTGAACGCCCGCGACCTGCGCCGCGGTGATGGCCAACTCGTCCAGTTCGAGGCCCGCCTCGTTGGCGCGGCGCGACAGTTCGCTGACCCACCACTTGCGCCCGGCGGCCGGGCTGGCGCCCGCGGCGACCGTCTCCTCGACGAGCCCGAGGGCGTTCGAGTTGACCACGGCCGCAAAGTCGATGTCGCTGAAGCCCCAGTCGGCCTGGAGCCGGGCGCGGCGCTCGGCGGGCGGCTCGGGGAGCGTGGTGCGCAACTCCTCCACCCACTCCCGGCTCGGCGCGATCGGCATCAGGTCGGGCTCTGCGAAGTAGCGGTAGTCCTCGGCTTGTTCCTTCGAGCGGCCGGAGGATGTCGTCCCGTCGGCCTCGTGGAAGTGGCGGGTCTCCTGCTTCACCTTGCCACCGTCGTCGAGGATCGCGGCCTGGCGCGTCATCTCGTAGCGGATCGCCCGCTCGACGGAGCGCAGCGAGTTGACGTTCTTGGTCTCGGTGCGGGTGCCCAGTTCCTCGTCGCCGATCGGCGCAAGCGAGATGTTGGCGTCGCAGCGCAGCGACCCCTGCTCCATCCGCACGTCCGAGACGCCAAGCGCCTTCATCAGTTCGCGCAGGTGTGCGACGTAGGCCTTGGCGACCTCGGGTGCCTTGGCGCCCGCGCCACGGATCGGCTTGGTGACGATCTCGATCAGCGGCACGCCCGCACGGTTGTAGTCGATCAGCGAGTAGTCGGCGCCCTGGATGCGGCCGGATCCGCCGACGTGAGTCGCCTTGCCCGCGTCCTCCTCCATGTGAGCGCGCTCCACCTCGACGCGGTAGGTCTCACCGTCGACCTCCACGTCGACGTAGCCGTCGAAGGCGATCGGCTCGTCGTACTGCGAGGTCTGGAAGTTCTTCGTCATGTCGGGGTAGAAGTAGTTCTTCCGCGCCATCCGGCACCACGACGCGATCTCGCAGTTCAGCGCAAGGCCGATCCGGATGGCCGACTCGACGGCCTTGCCGTTGATCACAGGGAGCGACCCGGGCAGGCCGAGGCACACCGGGCAGACGTGCGTGTTGGGCTCGCCGCCGAACTCGTTGGTGCAGCCACAGAACATCTTGGTGTTCGTGTTCAGTTCGACGTGCACCTCGAGGCCGAGCGCGGGCTCGTAGCGGGTGAGCAGTTCGTCGTAGTCCACCGTCTCGCTCATGCGTCGACCGCCTTCGATCCCTCGATCTGTGTCATCTGGTCCAGCAGCGGGCCGCCCCAGCGACCCTCAAGCGCGCGTTCGAGCACGCCACCGACCCGGTACAGCCGGGCGTCCTCCATCGGCGGGGCCATCACCTGCAGCCCGACGGGGAGGCCCTCGCTGAGCCCGACCGGGAACGACGCGGACGCGTTGCCCGCCATGTTCGACGGGATGGTGCACAGGTCTGCGAGGTACATGCTCATGGGGTCGGCGGTGCGCTCCCCCACCTTGAACGCGACGGTGGGAGTGGTCGGCGAGATCAGCACGTCGACCTGCCCGAAGGCCTTGTCGAAGTCCTGCATGATCAGGCTGCGGACCTTCTGCGCCGAGCCGTAGTAGGCGTCGTAGTAGCCGGCCGACAGCGCGTAGGTGCCGATGATGATGCGGCGCTTCGCCTCGCGGCCGAAGCCCTCCTCGCGGGTCAGGTTCATCACCTGCTCGGCCGAGGCACCACCGTCGTCGCCGGCACGCAGGCCGTAGCGCATGCCGTCGAAGCGGGCCAGGTTGGAGCTGAGCTCGGCGGGCTGGATCAGGTAGTAGGCGGGCAGCGCGTAGTTGAACGCCGGGCAGGAGACCTCGACGATCTCGGCGCCCGCCTCACGCAGCACCTCGACTGCCTCGCGGAACCGGTCGAGCACGCCCGGCTCGTAGCCCTCGCCCTGGAACTCGGTGACAACGCCGATCCGCACGCCTGCCAGGTCCTCGGAGGCCGCCGCGGCGACCAGGTCCGGGACAGGTTGGTTGATCGAGGCCGAGTCGTGCGGGTCGTAGCCGCCGATGATCTGCTGCAGCAGCGCGGCGTCCTCCGCGGACCGCGTGACGGGGCCGGGCTGGTCGAGACTGGAGGCCATCGCGACGAGGCCGTAGCGTGAGACGCCGCCGTAGGTCGGCTTGACTCCGATGGTTCCGGTGACGGAGCCGGGCTGCCGGATGGAGCCGCCGGTGTCGGAGCCGACGGCGATCGGCACCATGAACGACGAAACGGCCGCGGATGAGCCGCCGCCGGAGCCACCGGGGATGCGTTCGGTGTCCCACGGGTTGCGGGTCGGGCCGAAGTACGAGGTCTCCGTCGAGGAGCCCATGGCGAACTCGTCCATGTTCGTCTTGCCGACGATGACAAGGCCTGCCGCGCGGAGCTTGGCGACCACGGTGGCGTCGTAGGGGGGCACCCAGCCGTCGAGGATCTTCGATCCGCAGGTGGTCGGGAAGTCGGTGGTGCAGAAGTTGTCCTTGACACCGATCGGCACGCCGGCAAGCGGGCCGAGTTCCTCGCCTGCCGCGCGGCGCGCGTCGATGGCTCGGGCCTGCTCAAGGGCGGAGTCGGCGTCGACAGACAGGAAGACGTTGAGCGTCGGGTTCAGGGCGTCGATCTGGTCGAGGCATGCCTGCGTGAGGGCCTCGGACGTTAGTTCGCCTGCGGCCATGGCGCGGCCGAGGTCGGCGGCGGTGCTCTTGAGGATGTTCATCAGTCCTCGCTCAGGATCTGGGGGACGCGGAACCGGCCGTCCTCTTCGTCAGGGGCGCCCGAGAGGGCCTGCTCCTGCGTGAGGGATGCGGTGACGACGTCGGCGCGGAACACGTTGACCACCGGCATCGCGTGGGTCGCGAGCGGCACGTCCGGCCCGGCGACCTCAGAGACGCTCGCGACGGATTCCAGGATGACGTCCAGCTCGGGGGCGAGTTCGCTGCATTCCTGCTCGGTGAGCTGGATGCGGGCGAGCCCTGCCAGTCGAGCCACGTCGTCGGCGGTGAGACCCACTGTTGTTCGCTCCTCAGTTCGTACGCTGCCGCGATGGCGGCGACGACCATCTTAGGGCCCACGGCGCTTGGGTCGGCGCGCCGTCCCTTCCTCTGGAGGCGGGCGCGTGCGGGCCGCCGCTACGGCTCACCGTGGCGACGCGCCGCCCGCGACCGACTAGATCCCGGAACCGCCCCATCGCCTGTCGGGTCGCCCCTAGTCTCGAAGAAGCGCTACCCAAGGCCCCCAACGAGAGGCGGCAGCAGATGCCACACGACGCCGAGGACCTGTCAACGGTCGAGCTGCCCGCCGGACAGGTCGACTACTTCGACAGCGGAGGCTCCGGTCCCGTGATCGTCGCCTGCCACGGAGTGCCGATGGACCACCGCCAGTGGCGGAAGGTGATCCCTCTCCTGGGCGACTTCCGGGTGGTCGCGCCGATCCTCCCGATGGGCGGCCACCGGCGCCCGATGCGCCACGAGGCGGACCTCAGCCAGCGCGGCATGGCCCGGATCCTCGCGGACCTGCTCGACGCCCTCGACCTGCGCGACGTCACGCTCGTCCTCAACGACTGGGGCGGCGGCCAGTTCCTGGTGAACGAGGGTCGCACCGAGCGGGTCGGCAGGCTTGCGCTGGTGGCGTGCGAGGCATTCGACAACTTCCCGCCGGGCCCCGGCAAGGCCCTGGAACTCGTCGCGAAGACCCCGGGCGGCATGTGGCTGCTGGTGGCGATGATGCGACTGCGTCCATTCCGGAAGATGCCGGGCGGATACGCGTCGATGAGCCTGAAGGGGCTCCCGGACGACCTGCTCGTCGACTGGTTCACCCCCGCCTGGCGCAGCCGCGAGATCCGACGCGACTTCCGCAAGTTCGCGGTGGGCGCCCCCGACAAAGAGACCCTGCTCGCCTGGTCGGCAGAGTTGGCGGGGTTCGAACGCCCGGTGCTTGTGGTGTGGGCCGACCGCGACCCCATGATGCCGTCCGAGCACGGCCCACGACTGGCCGAGTTGTATCCCGACGCGCGACTGGAGATCGTGGCGGACAGTTCGACGCTGGTTCCCGAGGATCAGCCGGAGGCGCTGGCCGCGCTGCTGGCGGAGTTCGCGTCGCGGGGTTGACGGGCGGCTCAGGCGTGCGTCGGAGGCCGAGCGCTGCTCAGGTCCGTGCCGCGGCGCTCCCGGGCGAGGTGGCTCAGGAGCCGGTGAGCAACAGGTAGAACATCCGCCCGAGGAAGAACAAGGCGACAGCGATGCCGACGACGATGATCGGCACGATGATCCGCTGGATCTTCTTCCACCGGGTGGTGGGCACGCCCGTCGGCCCCCAGGTGCCGCGGCCCGCCTGCGCGCGGGTCGGCGTCTGGCCGTTGAGGTTCAGGTCGGAGAAGACGCGCATGGGGCCAGCTTAGGCGAAGATCCGGGCGACCAACGGGAGGTGGCCGCCGGGAGACACTCGCGCATCGCGGGCGACCAGCGGGGCTCTGGCGATGAGCGGCCTCCGTGGCTCGACGGCGATTCGCACGCTCAAAGGTGCCGCACCGAACACCGCACCGTGCCCAGGATCTCGCCCGGCGACGGCGCGACGCCGGAGCGGACTAGCCGCGGGCGAGGGACTCCTCGACCAGGGAGGCGGCGCGCGTCAGCGCCTCGAGTTGGGGCGCCACG is a genomic window containing:
- the gatC gene encoding Asp-tRNA(Asn)/Glu-tRNA(Gln) amidotransferase subunit GatC produces the protein MGLTADDVARLAGLARIQLTEQECSELAPELDVILESVASVSEVAGPDVPLATHAMPVVNVFRADVVTASLTQEQALSGAPDEEDGRFRVPQILSED
- a CDS encoding alpha/beta fold hydrolase; the protein is MPHDAEDLSTVELPAGQVDYFDSGGSGPVIVACHGVPMDHRQWRKVIPLLGDFRVVAPILPMGGHRRPMRHEADLSQRGMARILADLLDALDLRDVTLVLNDWGGGQFLVNEGRTERVGRLALVACEAFDNFPPGPGKALELVAKTPGGMWLLVAMMRLRPFRKMPGGYASMSLKGLPDDLLVDWFTPAWRSREIRRDFRKFAVGAPDKETLLAWSAELAGFERPVLVVWADRDPMMPSEHGPRLAELYPDARLEIVADSSTLVPEDQPEALAALLAEFASRG
- the gatA gene encoding Asp-tRNA(Asn)/Glu-tRNA(Gln) amidotransferase subunit GatA, with product MMNILKSTAADLGRAMAAGELTSEALTQACLDQIDALNPTLNVFLSVDADSALEQARAIDARRAAGEELGPLAGVPIGVKDNFCTTDFPTTCGSKILDGWVPPYDATVVAKLRAAGLVIVGKTNMDEFAMGSSTETSYFGPTRNPWDTERIPGGSGGGSSAAVSSFMVPIAVGSDTGGSIRQPGSVTGTIGVKPTYGGVSRYGLVAMASSLDQPGPVTRSAEDAALLQQIIGGYDPHDSASINQPVPDLVAAAASEDLAGVRIGVVTEFQGEGYEPGVLDRFREAVEVLREAGAEIVEVSCPAFNYALPAYYLIQPAELSSNLARFDGMRYGLRAGDDGGASAEQVMNLTREEGFGREAKRRIIIGTYALSAGYYDAYYGSAQKVRSLIMQDFDKAFGQVDVLISPTTPTVAFKVGERTADPMSMYLADLCTIPSNMAGNASASFPVGLSEGLPVGLQVMAPPMEDARLYRVGGVLERALEGRWGGPLLDQMTQIEGSKAVDA
- the gatB gene encoding Asp-tRNA(Asn)/Glu-tRNA(Gln) amidotransferase subunit GatB — protein: MSETVDYDELLTRYEPALGLEVHVELNTNTKMFCGCTNEFGGEPNTHVCPVCLGLPGSLPVINGKAVESAIRIGLALNCEIASWCRMARKNYFYPDMTKNFQTSQYDEPIAFDGYVDVEVDGETYRVEVERAHMEEDAGKATHVGGSGRIQGADYSLIDYNRAGVPLIEIVTKPIRGAGAKAPEVAKAYVAHLRELMKALGVSDVRMEQGSLRCDANISLAPIGDEELGTRTETKNVNSLRSVERAIRYEMTRQAAILDDGGKVKQETRHFHEADGTTSSGRSKEQAEDYRYFAEPDLMPIAPSREWVEELRTTLPEPPAERRARLQADWGFSDIDFAAVVNSNALGLVEETVAAGASPAAGRKWWVSELSRRANEAGLELDELAITAAQVAGVQALVDEGKVNDKLARQVIDGVLAGEGEPAEVVEKRGLVVVSDEGALSAAVDEVIAANPDVADKIRDGKVQAAGALIGQVMKSMRGQADAAKVRELILAKLS